CACAATGAATCACCCCAGATCAAGTGTCAATTTTGAATGATTACCTTCCCATGTATATTACATTGATATGGTTTGCCGTTTGCATTCATTCCCTGATGTGTAGTGAGGGTTGAGATCTCAGTAAAGCCTTTTCAACACTCTTACTTTTGAAGTGCTTCTCTCTAGTATGAAGTCTTTTATGACTGACAAGGGTTGCTTTATGACTAAAGATATCAtttataaggtttctctccagtatgaattctctgatgactTGCAAGGCATGAATTTTGACCAAAGCCTTTCCCACATATATCACATTTATATGGTTTTTCTCCTAAATGAATTAGTTGATGTTGTGTGAGATGCGAGAGCTGAAGAAAGGTTTTGCCACACTCACTGCATTTATAAGGTCTCTCTCCagaatgaattctctgatgaGTGGTAAGGTTTGTTTTTGTACTAAAGACTTTGCCACATTAATTACATTTGTAcagtttctctccagtatgaactCTGTGATGACTTCTAAGGCTTGTTTTATGACTAAAGACCTTGCCACACTCATTATATTTGTAAGGTTTcactccagtatgaattctctgatgactTCCAAGGGTTGTTTTATGACTACAGACTTTACCATATACAtcacatttatataatttctcttCTGTATGGATGATCTCATGTCTACAAAGTTTTGAGCAGTAATGAAAGGTCTGACCACACTCATCACCTTTGTAAcatttctctccagtatgaatccTCTGATGAATTGCAAGGGATGAATTTTGACGAAAGCCTTTCCCACATACATCACATTTATATGGTCTTTCTCCTGAATGGATTAGTTGACGTTGCCTGAGATGTGGACCCTGACAAAAGGTCTTGCCCCACTCACTGCATTTATAAGGCCTCTCTCCAGAATGAATCCGATGATCGCATGCAAGGCTTCCTCTCTGAGTAAAGACCTTGCCACACTCATTACACCTGTAAGGTCCCTCTCCACTATGAATTCTCTGGTGACTTCGAAGGGTTGTTTTATTACTAAAGACCCTGCCACACAAATTACATTTGTGAGGTCTCTCTCCATTATGAGTTCTCCAATTAATGGTAAGACATGAATTCTGACTAAAGGCTCTTTGACATACATCAGGTTTATCTAATTTCTCTGCTATATGGACGATCTGATGTCCACTGAGGTATGATCCTTGAAGAATGGTTTTGCCAAACTGGTTACATTTGTACACCATTTCCCTGTATGCTTTCTGATCTTCGGTCAGTATTGAGGGATGCATAAAATCACTCTCATATATATTAGAAATGTTGCTTTGGACACTATAAGAAACTCCCAGAAATGGTGAAAATGAGGCACTATTGTTGATAAGCTTGTCAGCTTGATTAAATTAAtcaattttctcttcatttttaaaattatgtggcTCATCTCAACAGCTTAATGCAAGTTTATTTCCCATAGGCTTGATTCCCGGACCACTTATGCCATGGTGATCTCTCTC
This region of Camelus ferus isolate YT-003-E chromosome 9, BCGSAC_Cfer_1.0, whole genome shotgun sequence genomic DNA includes:
- the LOC116665944 gene encoding LOW QUALITY PROTEIN: zinc finger protein 83-like (The sequence of the model RefSeq protein was modified relative to this genomic sequence to represent the inferred CDS: substituted 1 base at 1 genomic stop codon), encoding MVYKCNQFGKTILQGSYLSGHQIVHIAEKLDKPDVCQRAFSQNSCLTINWRTHNGERPHKCNLCGRVFSNKTTLRSHQRIHSGEGPYRCNECGKVFTQRGSLACDHRIHSGERPYKCSEWGKTFFCSHKTTLGSHQRIHTGVKPYKYNECGKVFSHKTSLRSHHRVHTGEKLYKCNXCGKVFSTKTNLTTHQRIHSGERPYKCSECGKTFLQLSHLTQHQLIHLGEKPYKCDICGKGFGQNSCLASHQRIHTGEKPYK